TGCTGAGGAGGTGGGGGTGAGAGCGGCGCAAGCTTAGGTTCCTTGGAATCAACACATATCCTGCATATACACATCACACGCATAATTAATACAAGCCAATTAATGTATCATACAGTTATTTGCTCAATTTAATTTAGGAAGGGGCAGAAGATTTAAACAGAAGCCTTGGTGCCCAATTTAGCCTATTTGCTGTGGGGAGCCTGGAAATCTCACGCAGGCAGGATGGGAAGTGGCTTCTCTTTACTAGGTATAGCATGTACTATGCTTATGGTTTGAAGTTTAACCTCTGTTTAGCTAAGAACTTCCAAATACATTAGACAGCTATTTAGAAACTTACTGAAGCATCTTATCAAGCCAAGAACACTCATGTCAGAAGAGAGTTTTGCTTTGGTCACGATGAACCAAACATACGGACCCTTAAAATATTGCAGTAAAGCTCCTGATTAGTGTAGCTCTTTGCAAGCGTTATTCTATCTGTTCTCCTTTTACAGGTGATGTTCTGATTAGTGTCGGACATGCCAATGTGCTAGGATATACCCTCCGTGAATTTTTAAAGCTTTTGCAAAATATTACCATAGGAACCATGCTACAAATCAAGGTTTACCGAGGCTTTCTTGAAATACCCCAGGAATGGCAAGATGTGTATGATTTAATCCCTGAGACCAAATTTCCAATCCCACAGTAAGTAGTTTACTTTAGGACAATGTTATGAAACCCAGGCCTGTGAAGTACATCTCTCTGATTTAATGTGAGGATCATCAAATGGTAACAGCTATGAGGGAGTTGGTGACACTGCCAGGGCTTAGTGAATGAcatttttcttaaacttttttttttttttaaaatttattatttatatgtaagaacagctacagtgttcttacatataaataataaattacatataaataagaagaggacgtcagagctcattatagatggttgtaagccaccatgtggttgctgggaattgaactcaggacctctggaagagcagtcagtgcttttaactgctgagccatctctccagcccagaataaCATTCTTCTACAAAGGACATTTTGCAGGACGTCATATGGGGGAGTGTTATAAAGGCAACTCAGGTTAGAAAATGAATCAGTGTCATTAATGGGTACCCTGTCTCCAAGTCTATCTACACTGTACCAATACAGCCAGTCTAGCCCCAAAACATAGGTTAAGATGGGGCTGAGAAACTGGCTTagtgggcaaagtgcttgctgtgtaagcagaGGCTTTGCATCTGTATTCTGGGCACCCATGtgaaagctgagtgtggtggaaCACGTCTAattccagcagcagcagggcagaCAGGAGAACCGCAGAGCTTGGTGGTCAGCTGCCAGTCTAGTCCAACTGGTGAActgcaggttcagtgagaccctttctcagaaaGCTGGAGCACGACAGAGGAAGATACCTGGTGCCAAGCACCACCACAggggcatgcacacacagtgcTGAGAATcctacttcctcttctttcttgtaGTAACTTTCTGGATCGTTCTGAATAACATTTATACCTGTCTAGTTAGGGCttttattactgtgatgaaacaccatgaccaaaagaaatctgcagaggaaagggtttattttgcttatgttTCCACATCGTGGTCATCATTCACATGAAGTCAGGGGAGGAACTGGAGACTGTGGAGgcatgctacttactggctttcttATACCATCTAGAATGACCGACCCAGGGGTGGCAACACCCACACTGGGCTGGGCCCACCCATACCATCTATTAATGCAATACTTCAGATATGCCTACAGACCAAtgttaggaagatattttctcaacTAAGATTCCCTCTTTCCCAATATGTctaagtttgtgtcaagttgacaaaacccaaCCAGCATAATGCCCTTTATAAGGCCCCACCTTCTTAGTAAACACTAATTCCTTCTGTCCTCATTTGATGAAAAGCTGTTAGAGCTCCCATTTCCTCAGGCAGCACATCCCGGCATCCAACACAGGCATTGCTGTCTCTTCTCAGCTGAGGCCTATTCCTGGATTATCTGCCACCTTCAGACCGGAATTCCAATGGAGTTTTTTATTTTGCTTGCCAtgagtgtgtgcaagtatgtgtacCTATCTATCTAGATATTGATACCTTTTATTTTACTGGTCTCTGTGTAGTGCCGTCTGAATTAGAACtttccctgtagaccaggctgacctcgatttcagagatctgctgcctctgccttctgaatgctgggactaaagctgGTTCCCACCACTGCTTGGGTGTTTCGCTTACCTTTTAAACAGAATTAGACTCTTTCCAACTACCCATTCCCTTTATTCCTGCCCTCGACATATCTTCCCTAGTTTTCTGAGACCACTCTCTGCTGATTTTCCTTTTACCTTTGGGTTCTTCTGCTTGGTGTTTTAACCAACTTGAGTTCCTCAAAGCTTGGTCTTTGGCTCTCAGTTTCTTAGGTTGTCTTGGTAGCTGTGGCTTCTGTTACTTTCCATATACTAAGCACTTGCAAACTAATATCTCCATTTAGATGTATGGCAAGCTCCTCAAATTTATCCTTAAAATCAAAAGCTAGTTGTATtattctcaccccccccccccatttatttgaccaaaatacctgagtaCTGAAGAATTTACTTTGGCCCATGGTTTCAGAGGGGTTTGCCAATGGTCATTTGGTCCCATATGCTTTGGCAGAACATAACGGTGAGAACTGTGTGGTTGAAGAGCATCTTCGTTTCATGGTGGCAGAAAGGGTAAGGGACAGCATATCTCAGAGAGCATTCCCCAGTGACTTATCTCTGCAGTTAAGCTCTACCCGCTCAAGTTTCCAACTCCCCAAATACCACCAGCAGCTGGGACCAAGTGCTCAGCCCCAGGCTCTTAGGGGTTCATTTCACACCCAAACTGCGAGACGGAGACCGAGACCGCCAGTATCCTGCTGGGATATTCTGTCTAGTCATGAAGCCAAAGTTTTAGGCTGGATTCTTTTTCCCCCCCAGGCCCCAGCCATTCTCAGTTGTCTCCATCCCTCTATGTGTCTGGGCTTTCAGCTTTTCACACTCTTTCTTCTGTCTACACCATGGTTAGTTACACTGTTGTTCATTTCTACCCTAAGGTTCAGTGCAAACTTTGGCCTTCCTACAGGGGAGTTAGTGCAGCCAGAACCACCTGTCACATGTGTTCATAGCACTGTCTCTCCATAATGATTCCAGTTTTAATTAAATCATTGCTATGATTAGTCATCTCTGGGAAAATGTAAACTCCATGAAGACAAGAAGAGTCACTCTTGTTTTCTTAAACCTGTGTGATTCATCCAGAATGAAAAACTTGACAATCCCCCTGACCTCTAACTAACTCCCTGAGAGCTTATAGAATTACAAGGGACCCTTCTGAAAGTGTTCCAGAGATGCTTAGAACATGAGACTCTCTCTACAATGTTAAATCTAGTGCTTTGCTACAAGAATGGCCCTTAATTTCAGCAGGATTTCTTAACAGCAGGTTTCTGTACCTGTGCATTGCTCAGAAATACAGCTAAGGACCATGACTAGACAATGATCTTTACATATCAACCTTACTTCAGATGCTCAAGCTTGGGAGTCAATGGTCAGATGTAGCTCACAGGTGTGCTTTGTACAGATCCCACCCAAAAAGTAGTGACTTAGCAAGGAAGATGTGTGGGAGGTTTAACTAGTACCCCAAACAGTATTTCTTCACCTGAGGGATAGCCATAAtggtttttgtgatttttttttaaattaattttttggtttgtttttctgcatatttcaaaaattttaaaaagatctgcttatatattttatgtacctGAGTGCTCTGTTTTCATGCACTTCAGAAAAGGGAATCTGAttccattatagatagttgtaagccaccgtgtggttgctgcaaattgaactcaggacctccaggagagcagccagctcttaattgctgagccatctctccatcccttcaaattttttttttaaatgaaagtattTGAATTAGTTACCAAATCtgcaaatatttcttaaatagaaTCAGTGTCTTTGATTTCTCCTGAAAAATGAGATGGAATTGTGTTCCCATGTGGTGATGGCACAGGCTTGAGTGGGAAAGCAGCTGCCCCCTTCagatataatatagtatattataaatatataaataaaagcagtGTCAAATAATTTAggaaagatttatatttttggttgagaaaaaaattaaaaggcactTTAGAATATGAGTCTTTAACAAACATCACTGCAGCTTAATGCTACTTCTAAAAAGAGAAActtcccagtgcttgggaggaagaggtaggcAGATATGAGTGTTTGAAAGTAGGGGATagggtaggggtgtgtgtgtgtataagcgtGTGGGGAATAGGaataggtgtgtgtatgcatgtggggaACAGCTTGGGTGGGCAGCCTCTTCAATGAACCAGAAATACTAACCTGATTTCATttaagtatgtgtatatttgtatgtctgtAATTTATGAGTCAAAGAAAAGTTATAAACTGTATTAGGGGACTTTAAATGTTTAGGAACTGACTATCTACAGGTCCAGCTTCAGCAGACTTGACAACCTCATTTGTCCTTGGGCAccagcatacatatatatacagatgaaacactcacacacataaagtaaTAAACCTGAAAGTATTCAAACGTCAAGAATCCATTTCATTAACACTTCAGTGGCGCAGAAGGTAGTGAAGAATTTGTACTTTTAGATTTTCTCAAAAACGGAGAACAATGGTtttcattatatgtgtgtgtgtgtttgtgtgtgtatgtgtgtgtgcaagttgagaacagtgtccacagaggccaggggAGGATAGGGTCctctagagttacaggcagctttGAGTTACCTAACATGGGCCATGTTTCTAGCCCCAAATATAATCGTATGGGACAAATagtttataattaatatattctgTTAGAGAACTCTGTTAAGATAGTAAGAATACATTGTATTCACTCTTCATTTCAGCACACCAAAGAAAACGGAGAAGGCAAAAGACTCTTTTGTAAGCGATGACCATGAAGATGCAGTTTTAGATAAAAAACTGAAGTATTACAGGTACCCCCGGTCAGTCTGGAATCACCCAGTAAGGACCCCAGTGTCAATCTCCACAGAGTGGCATGGGTATAAAAAGAAGGACCACACTATTAGTGTTGGCAAAGACTTTAACTGCGACGTAGTAATTCACAAGGATGACAAGAAAGAACTGAGGGTCCCTTCTCCATACTGGACAATGGTGGAGCAAGACAAAGctgcctccccctgcccctcctccctctcctcctctgctgcctcctccaTCTCAGATGCCTTTTGGCTGGAGGATTATGCACAGGTTGAGGAGGGCAAAGGTAAACAGGGATCAAAGTTTGGTTAGGTATTGGTTTGCAAATTTGTGGCTATAGAACTTTTTATGTTTAAACATCCAATTTTTATGCCTTACCATGGTGCTGATTTGTAGATTTCCTACATGACTTTCCAGCTCTCCTATGAATACAGAAAAGCCTTCTTCCATTACCAGCTCAGGATTACCCAGTGGTCTAACAGGCTCTGCAGACCTGTTCTCAGAGACTTATTCACTAGGATTTTACAACGTCGCTAGAGGAACCTGTCCAATCATCAGAATGGCTGACCATCTGTCTTGTAAGGTACAGTTGTTCTTGAGGTTTTGGACTGGTTGTTTACATTGcaacccctgcccccaccctctcAGTGATACCTTTACTTGGAATGTCAGGACTAAAACAAgcaaggaagagacaggagaaggaGTCAGACACCGATGAAGGAACCAGCTGAGAGGATCTTCTTTAGAAATGCAGTTTTAGTGTAAACGGGGCAAAATCCAGGCCAATTGTTATTATCCCAAAATAAGCagattttaaagttgtttttattttaaaaagccatcAGTAATAATTTggaatttttacttttaaatctgCTTAGCCTCAATTTTAACAGTTTCTGAAATTTcttaattaaaacaattattattacatttttaataaatacCTGTTGACTgcctagaaagaaaaacatttacacaCAATGCTTTATTGGTTCTAGGGCAGCTGGGAGTAACTatgcttttaagtttttttttttgcttgagaaAATGTTGAATTAACATTAAAGACCTGCTTCTGATGTGTTTGCCGGTCTGGGTTGAGACGCGTGTTACAACTCGTCAAGAAAAGGCGTATGTCCCAAGTTCCCACTTGCTGCCATGGACTTCTTGCCAGAAACAAACTTTTTTGCAGCCTTAAATAAAACACAGAAGTTAAATGATGTCATCACCAAATAGATAAACCATATATTTCGAGTTTATGGAC
This portion of the Apodemus sylvaticus chromosome 1, mApoSyl1.1, whole genome shotgun sequence genome encodes:
- the Pdzd9 gene encoding PDZ domain-containing protein 9 isoform X1, which codes for MEKGSLKSKTEKGYSSKADSSVRSLNKVIQTKLTVGHLGLGLVIIQNGSYLQISHLINKGAAASDGILQPGDVLISVGHANVLGYTLREFLKLLQNITIGTMLQIKVYRGFLEIPQEWQDVYDLIPETKFPIPHTPKKTEKAKDSFVSDDHEDAVLDKKLKYYRYPRSVWNHPVRTPVSISTEWHGYKKKDHTISVGKDFNCDVVIHKDDKKELRVPSPYWTMVEQDKAASPCPSSLSSSAASSISDAFWLEDYAQVEEGKGKQGSKFG
- the Pdzd9 gene encoding PDZ domain-containing protein 9 isoform X2; translated protein: MEKGSLKSKTGDVLISVGHANVLGYTLREFLKLLQNITIGTMLQIKVYRGFLEIPQEWQDVYDLIPETKFPIPHTPKKTEKAKDSFVSDDHEDAVLDKKLKYYRYPRSVWNHPVRTPVSISTEWHGYKKKDHTISVGKDFNCDVVIHKDDKKELRVPSPYWTMVEQDKAASPCPSSLSSSAASSISDAFWLEDYAQVEEGKGKQGSKFG